The window GCCTGCTTGGTTGGCTACCAAAATATGGGCATGCCAAAATGTGGACTTGCCAATCTTTTTTACCAAAACCTTGGTAATTTGTGAATAACACTTAATTAGGTGGGCTACTTTTTTGGAATCCAACCAAATGAGTGACAAAATTTATAGGCTTGCCCACGTTTTGGCATGCCCACATTTTGGTAGCCAATGAAGCGTGCCCataatattatttttctatttttttgagTTTATTATGATTGTGCACTGTACTCTATAAGTGTAACCAGTgtaaagattttttttcctccacAGTAACATTTGACTCAATTCTTGTGAACTTTTGAATATATTAGAATTAACTATGTTGACTTGTTTCAATTGGTATGATATCATGCAGGTAAGAAATATCTCAGTAAGTTCCGAACTTGTCGATGAAATCAGGTGGTTGCAAGTATCAACTACTTTGATAGATGGTTTGATTCAACCAGTATTTgtcaaatggattgaagaagaACAGGCCTTGGAAAATGGCCAAATCAACGAAGTATGTTATTAATTTACTGTTTCGAACTGTTTTCCTTGTCCATTCCTCCATATCGAATATGCCCCACATCACAGGTATTTTTTTATGTTCCAGAAACTTATGAAGATGATAAGCAGCAAAGTAAAGGAGGATGATAGTACCTTCAAGAGGTTTAACAAATTTGGGAAATCTGAACTCTATTTGGATCTGCTCTTTTTCCTAAGATTTGGTTCTGCCAGGTACTAAATGACATCTTGATTCTTGTAGCAACTTTTCTGttcaatttcttttgattttgaGCATGTGTGAGTTTGtttgtgcgggttgcttttgTTTCTGTTGGGGCTCTTTTAccccttttcttcttaatataatgatacACAGCTCTCGTGAATGTTCTAGAAAAAATCTTTTCTgttcaatttatttttttattttgaaaactgCATGAACAATTGTCTAGACTGACTTTGTTCTTTTGCCATTTGCTGAATAATAGCATTTTCTGAAGTGCATAGCAACATCCTTGTCCTGATACTTCCTGATGGGCTGATGGCAGGTCTGACAGCTATTTTGATGCTAAATTTCTTGCTGAACATGGAGCACGAATTTTGGAGGACCTGGTTATTTCCTTAGCTGATGTGATTGCTAGTATTTATCTGGAGCTTATGTCCGTTGATGGTGATATGTCTACTGAAGTTGTCAGTGCCAGCTTAGCTCTATGTTCTCTGTCCACCAGAGAGCTTCAAAATCTGCGCAATGAGGTAATAATTGTGGATCGTACATGTCTTGTTTCTTCCTTTAGTGTTGTACTCCAGTTCTTCGACGTATAGTTTTTCTTGTTCAAATGCTTTAAATAAGATCATATGTTCCTGTTTGCTCTTATTTAATTCATAAGCCCAAATCCTGCTAGAGCAATCAGAAAATCTTCTAGGTTTACATGTATTTTTAACTTCTAATTTAAACTGAACCTACTGTTCCAATGATAAAAAACTATGGTTTTGCTCTAGTTATTGGCTGTAATTGACTAGGAACCGATGCCATTTTAGGCATTGGATTCTCCAAGAACTCATATTTGGACCTTGGAAGCTTACTGTTGACTGCACCCGGAAGAACACATTTGTGCTTAGTGCTAGGTGCATCTGCAGCaacagtttcttttttttttcctgaacaTGTTGGAAAACTGCTTATCATTAttataagaagaaaaagggGTAGGAGCCCAGATTTTAACCAAGCATACGGGCGCCCGCGTGGGGGCGGGGGGCATCAGTGTATCTTTGTATTCGAATGTTCATGCACTATTAGGTTTTGCCAATTCCATGCTAATCCCTCTTATTCCTTGGAAGGTGGCAATTAATTGGTGGTTGCACCAATACTTCGATTCAGTTGTTTCAATGTACGAGGACAGGTTTGAGCTATACATTCTATGCagaaaaaaatgtgaaaaacCAGCAGATAATCAAGCTGAGAGGACAAATTGGTGGAAGCTTGCATTTGGAAACCCCAGTGTGCCTGCTCTTCTGGACTATGTTAACATCAGCCAATTTTCCCTTCCAGCAAGAAGGACAAAGGAATTAAGGGCTTTGACTGGCTGGTATGCCCGAGCCCCTTCACAATACATGCTATATTTCATGAAAATTGAAATATTTCACATGCTACCTGCATTAGTAAATAGTGAGTTTTCAAGTATCTCATTAGCTTATTTCGGTTGTCCCCGAATAGTGGAGTAGGAAGTGCATTAGTCTTGTCGTATTTAAAATTACAGAACTGCATTTCAATTTCCTtttaagaaaagaaaaaggaatagAAAAGATGAGTTCTTTAGAGTAATGCTACAGATCCATTTTGTGTTACTAGAAGGTATTGTACCTGTGACTAAATTTGCAGATAGACATTCTCATTGACATAACTAGATTAATTTTGTCATTTGTACCATACCTGAACTAGGAAAAATAAAATTGTACTCTTCAACTGCAGGAGGTACTACTTCAGCCTGTTCTTAGAGCTGTCAGATATTGCCATGCCCTTCATAAAGGCTGCTGTCAGTAAAGTGAGCGCTGCAGTGTCCTACTTCTGGGTGTCCATGATTGGAAGATCACTGGGACTGATTTTCTCAGGGATTAGACAGTCACTCGGCTGGAGATGAGTGTGTACTAGTTTTCACTCTGCTGGTACTGAATGATTGACTGTTGACTCCTGTAATCTCTTATTCAGTTTGTTGACTGTTAGACTGCACTGGATATATTTATCGCCCTGAGAAGGccatcatcttttgctttgttttcatgtgttttGATTGTAAGAAAGTCTATTGATTTCCTCAAAGATTGAACAGTGATACGGAAATCTGAGAATTAGTGGAATTATGGGATCCTTTGAAATCTTATGCTTACAGCCTTTTTCAAAACAGGCAGTAAATGGAATGTTTTTTCCACTAGAATAAATGTCCTAGCCTCTTTGTTGACACGTTATGGCAAGGGCAACATACATTACCAGCATGCATCATATTTTGTATAGACTTTTCATTTCAGTTTATCCATACATTTTTGTGGACCAAATTCCAGTAATCTCAACAAATGAAAAATACTAttccaaaaatagaaaaaaaaaactgagaaAGCAGCCCTTCCATCAGACAACTAGTGCAGAAAACTGAACCGGAGGTTCaatgttcttgcattacatgatCCATTACTTTTGCATCCTTTGCATTCACAACGCAGACGGTACAATGAAAGAATGgcatgaatatgattatatgaaCCTACAATAAGTCACTACTTACAAGATCTTCTAAAATGAGTCTGCATTTAGCTGGTATGTGTCACAAGGTTCCTGCAAGAAAAGGAGAAGATTATTAGATGATTCATCGCAAAAGATCATATGCAAAGAGCTGCACAGCTAAGATCTAGATTCTTTGGCACAGTAGCACATGTTCAAATTCATGCAAATAGCGTAGTCCAATAGTGTTCCATTTTTTAAAAATCCAATGGTATTCTAATAGtattccattttttttaaaaagtaaAACCCTAGCATCATTGTAATCCAATGGTATTTTATACTGTCATTCTTCAATTACACTTAATGCTCCAATTTGTGTGTTAAATTCGTTTCCTGTTTTTTTTTAGTGAAAGACAACAACCACTTTCGAGAATaaagtttcacaatttttttgttCTCAACAGGGAGCACTCAGGTCAAATTAACTGAAAGTTGGTCATGTCAATCTTGGAAACAATAATGAATAACTAATATCACGCGTAAAATTCCAGGAACAACTTCTGCATGGTCTAAATTGCGAAAAAAGGAACTGAAGCAGGTAAGAGATTTAGAAATGAAATGTGATGGGAATTCATCATCTGTCAGTAATTACTTACCCTTCATAATCCTTGTGCTACTTGTTTTTGCTGCTTGCTGCTGGGACAAATCAGTCAGCGACAAAGGAGTTAGTGGAGGGGAAGAAATATCACTGCCCTCCCTGCTATTTCTAACCTCCAACAATCTGTTCACAGTGATGATGGGTATCCTCTGGCTGTTTGAGGGTATGGAATAGCTGCGAGTGAGGGTAGCAGGCGGTAGTGGAAGTGGCGAGGGGGTTTGTGATGCAGTCGGTGATGCCCGAGCTGGTGCTGCAGGAATTTGAGTCTGACGTTTTGATACCAGAGGACCAGAGTAACCGACCAAACCAGAAGGCCTTAGGGACTCCACATTGGCTGGAGGCCTAGGCAGCTCATGAAGCTCGCTAATCTTTGGTGATTTTGTTGGATGTGGCAACATCTTGGGGGACACAGATGATGGCTGCCGAGAATGACTTTGTGGATTTCCTGGCATGGCATGATGTCGTGTCATGGGTGACCTGTGATCATTCAGAGAAGATGGCTTGCTTAACCCTGGTTTGCTTGGAATTGGACCAGACCAAGAttccatcttcatcttcttgtaaTCAGAACCTGACTGGGAGAACGTCGATATCCCCTCAGTACTTGATGGCATTTTCACATGGCCACTCGGTTTAATCAACGGAGATGAATGCCACAAATTCATTGCAACATGAGGTTTACTTTCAAACTGttgtgaatgatgtgttctgTGAGCACCTACTGATCTGAGGTTATTGTCACCAACTGGTGTTGGGAGTTTGTACGAATGTTTGGCTGAAGATGGCTTCATTTGCCAAAGCCTCTCAGATGGATCTGGTAAATTGCCAGCAAGAATTGGTGCTGAATGTGTGTTAAACTCAGGCTTCACTTGTGGAGTTATAACATCACCCTTGATTTGTTTGATCTCCTCCTGCATTTAAGACGACAGCATTATTATCTTAAGAATATGCTGGGCCCCCAATCTGATTATAACTAGCTAAGCATCAAGAAATTCTTATAGTCAACGAACTGCGTAGAATCAGACCTGCTTGCTTTCTTTTACTGGCTGTGGGGAATTCTTCACATCTCTTTTATCCAACTGGGCACAAAAATTATAGACAAAAATTAAAAAGACAAATGCAGATCATTGgcatttatttttcattttacaaaaaaataaaagacaATAATGTAAGTGAGAAGTATAGTATCAAGAAATAGATCAGGAAAAAGTATCACAACAGAAATACTATTTATTTTTTGAAGTAGAAAATATAAATGATAAAACTAGAAATTTGATTAATAGGCCGAAACTCATATATCAATCATTAATTAAAATTACATTATCTAACAACAATTCATCTAGAAGTGGTAAACCCATGAATAACAACTAAACAAGTCTATGAGGCCATATTAGTTCTTGTAATCAGCTCAGACAACAAACCGTCAAATCAGTTTAGGACACATCAATCTACTTCAAAATGCGAGAAACAATGCTTATTTACAGGGTTATTCTGTGAGACCAAGAGTGGACAACATTAATTGTTTGGCACTTGAAGGTAAGAGGCAGCTAGCTACATaaaaaatcaccaaaatatGAACCATAGAACTTACATCCATTGAACCTCTAGAAGGAAGAAAATCTTGATCCTTGTCATTTATTTCATAGTCGAAACTAAGGTTTCCATCGTTACTGCAATCATCCTGGTCAGAGCTGTAATAGCCATTGTCAGATACATCATCCTCAAGACCACTGAACTGGTAGTCAATATGCTGTTTCTCAGCTATTTCTTTTACTTGAGGTTCGAGTGCTTCAAGACACTTCAACCCTCTCCTGAAAAAGCTTAGCTAAAAGTTGAAAGAACAGCAGGATAGTTAGGTTATGGGTCATCCAATCCTAGGGCCAATTTGACAGCCTTATGGATAAAGAGTAAACCTACCTGAGCAGCATGATGGCGAGAGGCCTGTGTTAAAAGACTATGAAATTGCCCTTGCCTTAATGATTTTAAGCGAAATATGAACAGTGCTGCATCTTCTTGGTACTCAGCTAAAGAAGTTTGCAGTTGCTCTGTAGAATATGTTTCAATTTTGGAATGCCTTGACCTTCCTTTTTCCCTATAGGATGCCCTCATTGCTTCATATGCCTCTctgatgaaagaaaaaaatattggtaAAAAAGTATCAACCATAAAtgcaagagaaaaaaaatgaattgaGCTGTGTTTGTACCTTCTCATGTCGCACTGCTGCTTCATTTCCTGCATGAAAGAAAACATAATGTATGTCAGGATCTTAGAGAAAAAAATATGAAGTTGATCAGAATCCAAAAAATCTCAGAGCAATGCCCTCTTGAAAACAGGGGCTAATTGTTTCCCCCTTCTTATTTACAGAAAATATCCTCCAAACAATATGATACAATATGATCAGCAATCTTATAAACCATCCTAATAGATAATTGGTAACAAGCAGCTAGTATTTGCAGACTGAATCAAAATACATAATTGTACAAATATAAAGGTAAATTTCATAGACCTAACCTCTACAGTTTGTAGCTCCTTGAGAAGAGACTCCGACGGGGTTGTAATTGTATGAATGATATTTGAGCGCTGGATAACCAATGCAATCATGTCAGGGTCACATATTCTAATGCAGCAAGAAAAATTATGATTTCTGAAGCATTTCCATAAAAAATCCAACATAAAAGCAAAAGGAACTTACGTAAGTATCGACAAATTTTTGTAATTCAAATTGGACCTTTCCCAGCATCATCAGTACTCTACCTGTAGGAAAGAGAAAATTAATATACCACTAAgtttgttttataaaaaaattagacaATAACACTACCAAAGTTGTACCATGATCAAGAAACGCTTGGAGATCTAATTATTTTGGTCCAAAGGGTACTTCTAGAAAAATGACATTATCATCCTAGGATATATTTTAGGAAAGATCCTGTAATCTAGTTTTATATGGTGGAAGTCGCTATGATTTATTCAGTGACTTTCCATGATGGCTTAGCGTGTTGTGATTGTAAAAGATGCCTCTAGCAGCCAAGCGTGACTTACTATCTGCTACAGCAAAATCTGAATGTTCTTACCACTATCGTCGTCATCGCCATTTAGTGCAGTTTTCGCGAGAAAGCAACCTCCAAGTTCCACGAGAGCCTCTGAAAACTCTGCATAGACCAACAAGCTCTCAGATACAAACATAGGGACACAATGCAACTGAGCATTTAATAGCAATTCAATATATGAAGcaggggtgcaaattggtgacccttaggtgcacctccaaccctctttagttcaaaaatttGTGCTAATTTTCTAAAATGAGATATGATTTTGgagaattagtacaaaattttgaactaaagagggttggaggtgcacctaaggatcaCTAATTGACACCCCTAATATGAAGTAAGACCATCAGTTACCATATACGCTATTTGTTGTCGCAGCTGCAGCTGAAATCAAGCCATCGTAGCAGTTTCTCATGTCTTCCACCTCCTGCAAAGAAGATGAGAACCATGCTTCAGAGTCAATAATAAGGCAACATTACTGAAAGTCTGATTGTTTTATTCTCATACTCAGAATAAATTGTACATGTTCTAGCAATGTGGCAGGTTGCAACAATTAGATTAGTCTAAAGTATGGTTAACATCAGAGTGAACAAGTGCATGCTGGCGCCATTGTTACTCGACAAATACTTGATGAAATTCTGCATCATGGAAAGCGCAGCAGCCGATTCACCAACAGAGCAGTTTGGGACTACTTCTCCgcagttatatttttatgatcTTCCATGGTATTATTGAAAAAGATAGCTCAACAGGagaaattttcagaaatttgTCAAAACACTGCATGTCTGCCTCAGGAAGACAGAAACACGCTTTTGTTATATAGCATCATTATGATCCCCCAAACAGCGTAGCGTCCGAGCAGCCCACATCACGCGGCATCTGGAACGGAATCCGTCGTGTTGCAAAGCAAGCGTTCAAACGACGGACGGAAAGACTCTTGCTGATACCGAAGACACGCTGCCGTCTCCATTGATCTAACGTGTCTTCGCCGGTCAAGATCACGTCGGATGGCTGACATTTTTCTATAGCACCTTTCTCTGATGGACGTTTCCTTCTGAAGACTTTGACCAGCAGAGAACCGAGCCCCAAAACGCCAAGGTGATGCCGAGCAGACACGCAAAGGAGTAGCAGGTCTTTTTCATGGATTAGAACCTAACAACTACCTTACCCAAAAGATACTTTGACTTGAAAAAACAAAACTCCTACTTGAATTGAAGATAATATAAAATTTAAGCGATATTATTGTTTCTCCTTAAAAAAAATCACCCGTGATATTTTGATGCCAAAACTGTTGGCATATTTTTTTTCGTTTACAAACTAAGAATTACAGTCCCGTGGTACGTGCACTCAAGAAGTATTAATTTTGAAATTGTGGACGCATGGCCATGAACCAATGAACTAGCGCTGCCAATTCTTCGGTAAAAATTATAATTTCCACACAAAGGTAATTTCCGAAGGAAAAATTTGATCAGTTGCGCTGGATGACCGAATAAACGGAATTCTAGCGTTTGATCATTCCCCACCTAAGCATCTAACCGATGATCGAAAACAGACACCAAACAAGAAATTAACAACCCACTCCACCCCGAAAACCGCACAGCAATTTAAGTTGCCGAACTGAAATACGAGAAAAATCCAGAGGATGACATGCCTCCCGAGATCCAATTTTGGCTCCGAATGCATCACGGGCCACGAAAATCACACCCCAGAGTTCGCCCAGAAGTAGCCAGGGGAAAGAGGGGGAAGATTCGGACCTGGCCGGCGCACAcgagctcgtcgagcttggccggcggcggctggtggccCCTGCGCTCCTTGGGGTGGTTGTGGCCGAAGCCCCGCAGCCTCCGCAATGGCGACTTCATCGCCCACCGGCGGCACTACCGCGCCCCCGATCGACGCCGCGCGCGATGGTTCCGCAACCCGGCTCGCCGGCGGGCCTCCTTGCAATGAACGGTGACAAGCCGtcgcggcgctgctgccgccttcttctccttcctcctcttctccccgATCCTCTGTTCCGCCGCTGCCTTGGAGTCTGGATTCTGGAAGGCTAAAAATAGCGAGCCCACTCGGGAGGGACAGAGAGAGATCAGAAATGGAGGAagctggagagagagagagagtaattGCGCCTCGCACTACTTATAATAGCGGCTTTGTTTAGTGGCGAATGGGATGGAGAAGCGGGTGGGCCCCACGCGCGCGGGCTGACCATGCGAGTGGAATCGCgcgggagggagaagaagaagagcacggCGACTGCAACGAGAGGCCGACAAGTAGCTCCGGATTTCACAGTGGTCATCGCTCTGATTTGGCAGGCTGGTGTTCCATTCCAAAAGGTGACTTTTGTTACTTGagaaaatgcgaaacaaattaCTCCTCCTTTTGACGAAGAAAACTTGTCTCATGTGACGATGTGAGTGATGGGACACAACAGGAGGCAACCTACGGCATAGGAAGGCGGCCGGACCCACTTGGCTGGTCTGAGATCAAGTCAGTTTCGACGGGGAGGCATTTAATTCCTTGCCACATTAGCAAATTAGGTGATTTTATGGGATCATCACCACTCTTCTTCGTTGGGAATGTAAGTGTTATTGTTCAGTTGCTAAGATCGACAATTTGGTAACCAAGTCGGAAAAGTGTTATAGTCATAAAACTTTTCTCTCGTTCCATGAAACCCCCCTCCTCTCTTCTTATAATGACTCTATCATGTCAGCAAATTTGCAATGTCGTATAAATTTAATACTCATAACACTCCAATAAAACTCCAATTGAGATTTTTCTGGTTGACCTTATGAGAGGAAGGAAGCGAGTAGTTTATAATCAGATAAGAGAGAAGTCATTTGCATAACATCCGGCGGGCATAGTTATCAAGCATTCAACTTTAGTAGAGTACTCATTTTAATAACAGTATAATAAAACTGCTAGTAGGGAATTAGCAGCTAAGTAGTTAACCCATGGTACATGCACGCATGGAACCGATGCActttgccttcttttctccgTAACGTAAAAATATTTTGCCCCGGTGAGACGCCCGGCTTGCTCCGTTGTTGCTCGGTAATATGATGCGAGAGACTGTTGAAGCCTTCTCGCTGTCATGAACCACTTTTTGTAAAGGATAGTGGCGGCATGCATGGCCATCTATCGTGACAACTTTTTGACCGTGATCGAGACGGATAGATGCACAAACGCACACATAGTCATTGTGCCCGTAAAAGGTTTTACTTTTTCTCAAAGCAAGAAAATAAAACACGATCGGGTGATTATTCTTCTCCATGGTACTTGTACTATATACCATTACcgcatttattttttttaaagaattaCCGCATTTATTTAAATATAGGGTTAAGTGTCCATGACGGTACCTAAAAACAGACAGAAAACGATGCTACTATTGCTTACCAACAAGATCCCTAAatatagtactccctccatttgaAAATGTGGATCATTTCATTTTGTTAAGATTTAAAGATTTTGTGATGTGTCGAaacatatgttatatctagatgTATAGCAAACactataaatctagaaaagctaaaatATTAACTTAAAAAGCTAAAGTAATCTACATTTAAATTGGAACGAAGGGGTAGGAAGGACGttcttatcttttttattttcataaaaTTATATAGGAAACAAACAGCCACACCGAATTTTTCATATCCTGGTATTTTGGAGAACAAAAACACAACCTAAAAGCTAAAACGGAGAATTCCTAAAATAGAGAAATCTGAGCCTACAATGTTTCAAACAAATTAAACGTCATCATATTTATCTTATGCGATAAAGTAATTTTGCAATTAATCGAGGATTATGAAAATAATGATTACCAAGTGGTTTTTGATAATTTCTTATTAGGATCCGTAGTTTCATAGTTAATATATgtaaggatcgggtgctctagcctaagagggggagggggtgaattaggcactaataaaaacttagacctatggctccaactagtttgcacaaaacttaaactaaaacaagctatctagatgtgcaactaggttgttttagtgtgaaacccctatcccaaaagagttatgcaccctatagcctttcctaacaagaaactactctatgaaagtaaagtcaCAAATATTGCAAGtaataaatgcggaagcttaaagaacgggataggagatagtaaactcttgacgcgagtgtttatcccgtggtttggttagccacaaagccacacctacatccacgttgttgtagcactcactaagagtattgctactcggccaccaagtctcttccgtgaacacaatcacagtcaccttggccccgggttccactaaggagcttctccacaaaggatgggggtctccacgtcccccgcacaaagatgtcgtcgccgctccacaccaagtcggagggttgatgacgttgccggcgagcttcacgctccaaggtgccggcgcaccaagctcttgttttatttcactagagaaccacagcacaaaggctcaaggccttgcaatcgcactcactaagagctaacctttacataacactctcaaagtgtgctaagggctaaggatatgatcttgatgcttttgtatggcttggagatgttcttgtgtgtgtgtgggatgtccagcaactccagcaatcttcaaatggccggggtgaggcgtatatataggccaccaagtcttgtagccgttgctccaacggtcagctgaaaatctgcgtatcaccggaagaaccgatgcctctggctgaggtagcgtcggttcttccggtcactcataacccgaagtagctgttgaactcctgacagctgacacaatgatcaccggttgaacagatgctttgtaccgatgcatcaccggttcatccggtgcttaagaatcttctcctgggcgctgacgtcattgcaccgacgcaatactccgatgccccttttcggttgaaccggtgctgaagaatcttctcctgggctcttgacatcgtctctggaacataggacgcccaatgcaccgatgcccctttttgacccgtcggttcatccggtgcccataagctgacttggctttgattcccttctgccatggcgtcggttcttccgacaaccatcggatgcaccgatgcttcatgcATCGGttcttgctacgcctatcttttttttctttttgtcatcacttgaacctaaaagcctgagaatggtcatcttaacaatcatattagtccaagtgttgtgttgtcattcgatcaccaaaatcactcgaaatgacataaatggtgccatgttccttacaatatAGTAGAATAATTTTCTTACGTTAATAACGTTCCTACATTGCAAGTAATAATCAATAATAATATCGCAGTTTTTTCGTGTACCCACGAAATGCCCATCCTGATGGTACGGTGGATCGGGTAAAAACGAGAAACCACACAATACTGTGACTCGGATCGATCCGATGCACAAAATTAATAAAGAACTTAACGCTCGAACGAGTACCGCTTTGCTTCGAAGGCAAGCAACGAACAGATCCGGGCGACTGATCATCCTTGATCCTGTTCCAACTTGACGCTTCCGACGATCCTCGACGACGAAGCCGTTGCGTGCGTCAGCAAGCAACGAGCCCGGCGTGAGTCCGAGTCCTCGTACGTCGTGCTCGCCGCCCGCACCGCCCGAATCGgacgcgccggc is drawn from Panicum virgatum strain AP13 chromosome 1N, P.virgatum_v5, whole genome shotgun sequence and contains these coding sequences:
- the LOC120655859 gene encoding uncharacterized protein LOC120655859, translated to MAECSLAALRGGQCQGRWTKSNSKLYPRSASIGTPKRNNTHNIHLPFQSNAPREWKSSASSHLHFHGRGHRVETLVKCFRLQSLMDSESMVSPSLMLISDEALLTISMLFAYLVGVVPSGQTSSRARNQGINQQITEPSSSDSGRDLKFLPERNAGLDPKHMWSEVRAKLSDALQANVQDASLDSREDEFRSERKIYPLSMLAIHGGPRLRLLLITFQLLEMEVRNISVSSELVDEIRWLQVSTTLIDGLIQPVFVKWIEEEQALENGQINEKLMKMISSKVKEDDSTFKRFNKFGKSELYLDLLFFLRFGSARSDSYFDAKFLAEHGARILEDLVISLADVIASIYLELMSVDGDMSTEVVSASLALCSLSTRELQNLRNEVAINWWLHQYFDSVVSMYEDRFELYILCRKKCEKPADNQAERTNWWKLAFGNPSVPALLDYVNISQFSLPARRTKELRALTGWRYYFSLFLELSDIAMPFIKAAVSKVSAAVSYFWVSMIGRSLGLIFSGIRQSLGWR
- the LOC120655858 gene encoding uncharacterized protein At2g33490-like, producing the protein MKSPLRRLRGFGHNHPKERRGHQPPPAKLDELVCAGQEVEDMRNCYDGLISAAAATTNSVYEFSEALVELGGCFLAKTALNGDDDDSGRVLMMLGKVQFELQKFVDTYRSNIIHTITTPSESLLKELQTVEEMKQQCDMRREAYEAMRASYREKGRSRHSKIETYSTEQLQTSLAEYQEDAALFIFRLKSLRQGQFHSLLTQASRHHAAQLSFFRRGLKCLEALEPQVKEIAEKQHIDYQFSGLEDDVSDNGYYSSDQDDCSNDGNLSFDYEINDKDQDFLPSRGSMDLDKRDVKNSPQPVKESKQEEIKQIKGDVITPQVKPEFNTHSAPILAGNLPDPSERLWQMKPSSAKHSYKLPTPVGDNNLRSVGAHRTHHSQQFESKPHVAMNLWHSSPLIKPSGHVKMPSSTEGISTFSQSGSDYKKMKMESWSGPIPSKPGLSKPSSLNDHRSPMTRHHAMPGNPQSHSRQPSSVSPKMLPHPTKSPKISELHELPRPPANVESLRPSGLVGYSGPLVSKRQTQIPAAPARASPTASQTPSPLPLPPATLTRSYSIPSNSQRIPIITVNRLLEVRNSREGSDISSPPLTPLSLTDLSQQQAAKTSSTRIMKGTL